A single genomic interval of Rosistilla ulvae harbors:
- a CDS encoding prenyltransferase/squalene oxidase repeat-containing protein, with amino-acid sequence MRVREAVRPLGNVVLWILVCCWFDGATAQEVVTFESVPEEREPITADEPMAAEFSAKQAAIYMDRAALTWQKEKNCVTCHTNMPYMFARPALASVQKDSGEVRQFFEEYRTVRWKEKGPNVNNGFWPIVVAAGLTFNDLQTTGHLSPVARDVLDILWTVQREDGGWAWPDCDYAPMEIDDHYGATVAALAIGIAPDGYSQTELAVAGLEKLRGYFENSPPKSLHHRAMLAWCSVRIDGIVSDEERATTLEQLLGNQLPDGGWSTSGFLTDWKDLLHPDAPPLDTDTSDSYGTGLVIVISRELGVPADDPRLQRGIEWLLTNQRESGKWFTRSPVNDAGNLISNTGTALAVLALQSCGKLPGWPLESQKPSR; translated from the coding sequence ATGCGTGTTCGCGAAGCTGTTCGGCCCTTGGGCAACGTTGTTCTCTGGATCTTGGTCTGCTGTTGGTTCGATGGAGCGACGGCTCAGGAGGTGGTCACGTTCGAATCGGTTCCCGAGGAACGCGAACCGATCACGGCGGACGAGCCGATGGCTGCTGAGTTCTCTGCAAAACAAGCGGCGATCTATATGGACCGCGCCGCGTTGACTTGGCAGAAGGAAAAGAACTGCGTGACCTGCCACACCAACATGCCGTACATGTTCGCTCGCCCGGCCCTTGCTTCGGTGCAAAAGGATTCGGGCGAAGTGCGTCAGTTCTTTGAGGAGTACCGCACGGTTCGCTGGAAAGAGAAGGGGCCGAACGTGAACAACGGCTTCTGGCCGATCGTCGTCGCGGCGGGGCTAACGTTTAACGATCTGCAGACGACGGGGCATTTGAGTCCGGTCGCGCGCGACGTGCTGGATATCTTGTGGACCGTGCAGCGAGAAGACGGCGGCTGGGCTTGGCCCGATTGCGATTACGCTCCGATGGAGATCGACGACCACTACGGCGCGACGGTCGCCGCGCTGGCGATCGGGATCGCTCCCGACGGATACTCACAGACAGAACTGGCGGTGGCGGGGCTGGAAAAGCTACGCGGTTATTTCGAAAACAGCCCGCCGAAATCGTTGCATCACCGCGCCATGTTGGCTTGGTGTTCGGTACGGATCGACGGCATCGTCAGCGACGAGGAGCGAGCGACTACGCTGGAGCAATTGTTAGGAAATCAATTGCCCGACGGAGGTTGGTCGACCTCCGGTTTCCTGACCGATTGGAAGGATCTGCTGCACCCCGACGCTCCGCCGTTGGATACCGACACGAGCGATTCGTACGGCACGGGCTTGGTGATCGTGATCAGCCGCGAGTTGGGCGTTCCCGCCGACGATCCGCGATTGCAGCGAGGAATCGAGTGGTTGTTGACGAACCAACGCGAGAGCGGCAAGTGGTTCACGCGTTCGCCGGTCAACGACGCGGGAAACCTGATCTCCAACACCGGAACCGCGTTGGCGGTGCTGGCGCTTCAGTCGTGCGGCAAGTTGCCCGGTTGGCCGCTCGAATCTCAGAAGCCATCTCGGTAG
- a CDS encoding FAD-dependent oxidoreductase, whose protein sequence is MKPHDAQPDRRNFLQHSLLGTAGASMALASTSHVTVAAEPDNQPTHEATISNHVDVLVVGGGTAGTIAAIQAGRTGAKTMLVERGSQLGGTMTTGGVAFPGLFDAWGKQVIAGIGWELVRESVELDGGELPNFAKVPQRHWQNQVYTNQFLYAILAEEKCHKAGVELAYYEFPQAAKRVADGWQVDCVGFGTQRRILCKQIIDCTGGAEVVGLLGFDRLREEVRQPGSMLFKIGEEHQPGREQVHRLYVHGADSSNSRTVTQANLTGRRSVLAKVRAEKKRLMHLQPETGFRESYRIVGETMVTVNDYTSGRQFDDAISNAFYPVDLHTKTGVRPKPLKPGTVPTIPLGALIPKGSRDLIVAGRCLCSDQLANSGLRVQASCMGMGQAAGVAASLAAQTGTTPMEVPLAEIHKVLREHGAIIPGKA, encoded by the coding sequence ATGAAACCACACGACGCACAACCCGATCGACGTAATTTCCTCCAGCATTCACTGTTAGGCACTGCGGGAGCCAGCATGGCGCTGGCATCGACCTCGCACGTTACCGTCGCCGCCGAACCGGACAATCAACCGACACACGAAGCCACGATCTCCAACCATGTCGATGTGCTTGTTGTTGGAGGCGGAACCGCTGGAACGATCGCAGCGATCCAAGCCGGCCGAACCGGCGCGAAGACAATGCTCGTCGAACGGGGCAGCCAATTGGGCGGAACGATGACAACCGGCGGCGTCGCGTTTCCGGGACTGTTCGACGCCTGGGGCAAACAGGTGATCGCGGGGATCGGTTGGGAATTGGTCCGCGAGAGCGTCGAGCTCGACGGCGGCGAGCTGCCTAATTTTGCCAAAGTCCCGCAGCGTCATTGGCAGAACCAGGTCTACACGAATCAATTCCTGTACGCGATTCTGGCCGAAGAGAAGTGCCACAAGGCGGGCGTGGAACTGGCGTATTACGAATTCCCACAAGCTGCCAAACGCGTCGCCGATGGCTGGCAAGTCGATTGTGTCGGCTTCGGCACCCAACGCCGGATCCTCTGTAAACAGATCATCGATTGCACCGGCGGCGCAGAAGTTGTCGGCCTGCTCGGTTTCGACCGACTGCGGGAAGAGGTGCGGCAGCCCGGTTCGATGCTCTTCAAAATCGGCGAAGAACATCAACCCGGACGCGAACAAGTCCATCGCCTGTACGTCCACGGAGCCGATTCGAGCAACTCGCGGACCGTCACTCAAGCGAACCTAACGGGCCGGCGATCGGTCCTCGCCAAGGTCCGTGCCGAGAAGAAACGGCTGATGCATCTGCAGCCCGAGACCGGGTTCCGCGAGAGCTACCGGATCGTTGGCGAGACGATGGTCACCGTCAACGACTACACCTCCGGCCGCCAGTTCGACGACGCGATTTCGAACGCCTTTTATCCAGTCGATCTGCACACCAAGACGGGCGTCCGACCGAAACCGCTGAAGCCGGGGACGGTGCCAACGATCCCGCTGGGTGCTCTGATTCCGAAGGGAAGTCGCGATCTGATCGTTGCTGGCCGCTGTCTGTGCAGCGACCAATTGGCCAACTCTGGCCTGCGCGTCCAAGCCTCCTGCATGGGGATGGGGCAAGCCGCGGGTGTCGCCGCATCGCTGGCCGCTCAAACCGGAACGACGCCGATGGAAGTTCCGTTGGCCGAAATCCACAAAGTACTGCGCGAGCATGGCGCCATCATCCCCGGCAAGGCCTAA
- a CDS encoding carboxypeptidase-like regulatory domain-containing protein, with protein MRNRYSAQAVGSIFLTMLLCGCGGSGLPVVEVTANVKLHGEPIEGATVIFSRSGGSMQSGAIATGTTDAQGNAELRTTVSPRETQQGAVPGEYKVMISKSMPPKGMSEAEYQTALLGGQTAEVSVPLSEQAPIPQRVDLFPPKYSSSTETTLTATVTQDGPGEIEFDLQ; from the coding sequence ATGCGAAATCGATACTCGGCGCAGGCCGTTGGCTCCATTTTCCTGACGATGCTGCTTTGTGGATGCGGCGGCTCGGGGCTGCCGGTTGTGGAAGTCACCGCGAATGTCAAACTCCATGGGGAACCGATCGAAGGTGCGACCGTGATTTTCTCCCGCTCTGGCGGATCGATGCAATCCGGTGCGATCGCTACGGGAACAACCGATGCACAAGGGAACGCGGAACTCAGGACAACGGTCTCACCCAGAGAAACACAACAAGGTGCGGTACCGGGCGAATATAAGGTCATGATCTCGAAATCGATGCCGCCCAAGGGGATGAGTGAGGCGGAGTATCAAACCGCGTTGCTCGGTGGCCAAACGGCCGAAGTGAGCGTTCCCTTATCGGAACAGGCACCGATTCCACAGCGCGTCGACCTGTTTCCGCCAAAGTACTCCAGCAGCACCGAAACAACGCTCACCGCAACGGTCACGCAAGACGGCCCCGGTGAGATTGAGTTCGATCTCCAGTAG
- a CDS encoding DUF1559 domain-containing protein, translating to MYPLRKRRGFTLVELLVVIAIIGILVGLLLPAVQAAREAARRMQCGNNLKQLGLAYHNYHDTYNALPWMRGLSNTGGRNDSPIGNEETIGGTVGLLPYLEQSALYDIISSNWTTGAATQPFGPPRDFFYYTPWTMNIPALRCPSAPEGLAYGSAEGRLNYAINLGDMIANSHANTNTRGMFGRRTNTKFRDVVDGTSNTLLIADRANAVDAIEVRGLAANNVGSLNTNPSLCLAKAAGGLYLSGVSVQSSRPMGGLWHHGFSTFCGFQTVLPPNSPSCLNDNWGDSWGLTAASSYHPGGISAALVDGSVRFIAETIDTGDTTLPEATSGPSPYGVWGALGTRHGRETIGVF from the coding sequence ATGTACCCACTAAGAAAACGTCGTGGATTTACATTGGTCGAGTTGCTAGTCGTGATTGCCATTATCGGCATTCTGGTAGGGCTACTGTTGCCAGCGGTGCAAGCAGCGCGTGAAGCGGCGAGACGAATGCAATGCGGCAACAATCTGAAACAGCTCGGCCTGGCCTATCACAATTACCACGACACCTACAACGCACTCCCATGGATGCGCGGATTGTCGAACACCGGGGGACGCAACGACAGCCCGATCGGCAACGAAGAAACGATTGGTGGTACGGTTGGTTTGCTGCCGTATCTCGAACAATCGGCGTTGTACGACATCATTTCCAGCAACTGGACAACCGGTGCTGCTACACAACCGTTTGGCCCGCCACGCGACTTCTTCTACTACACGCCATGGACGATGAATATTCCCGCCCTGCGCTGCCCGTCGGCTCCTGAGGGCCTTGCCTACGGATCGGCAGAGGGGCGATTGAATTATGCCATCAATTTGGGTGATATGATTGCCAACTCCCACGCAAACACAAATACGCGCGGCATGTTTGGTCGCCGAACGAACACCAAATTCCGCGACGTCGTCGACGGGACCAGCAACACGCTATTGATTGCCGATCGCGCAAACGCCGTCGACGCTATCGAAGTCCGCGGGTTGGCGGCAAACAACGTGGGTAGCTTGAACACAAATCCCAGCCTGTGCCTTGCGAAGGCAGCCGGCGGCCTCTACCTGTCGGGAGTCTCGGTCCAGTCGTCGCGGCCAATGGGAGGACTGTGGCACCACGGCTTCTCGACGTTCTGCGGCTTCCAAACCGTCCTGCCCCCGAACAGCCCGAGCTGCCTTAATGATAACTGGGGTGATTCTTGGGGCCTAACGGCGGCCAGCAGTTATCATCCCGGTGGAATCAGTGCCGCGCTGGTCGACGGATCCGTGCGGTTCATCGCCGAAACGATCGATACCGGTGACACCACGCTTCCCGAAGCCACCTCTGGCCCCAGCCCCTATGGAGTTTGGGGAGCACTGGGGACTCGCCATGGTCGCGAAACGATTGGCGTTTTCTGA
- a CDS encoding DUF4405 domain-containing protein, whose protein sequence is MRRSFVSLLTAMTFLVIAVTGVLAFVRPFSMTIVGLHALMGFLFIGVVGFHLANNLRPLKRYLRSKWMWINLAVTAALTTAIAMQPQPVKALLGLSGNLGPALDRFELHDDGLTYQYTPAPHYKLTLSVRMGDAFDPADPPEFAIWIENSSFYHIRTLHRPESADNEASLPYWSFKVKEYEKAKLAAAAGVDVDAISGATKNSSFDPADYMLPVDPEEPMPYRILVEINQRGDANEAVDDQPSLIYSVEVDNSDPHAFQLLDLIGYPQLEEDEQPPQWAIYYVDQRFDSALELIDSALLTIDRDKPSD, encoded by the coding sequence ATGCGACGCAGCTTTGTATCGTTGCTGACCGCGATGACCTTCCTGGTGATCGCGGTGACCGGTGTGCTAGCGTTTGTGCGTCCCTTCTCGATGACGATCGTCGGGCTGCATGCGCTGATGGGTTTCCTGTTCATCGGCGTTGTCGGCTTCCATCTGGCGAACAACCTGCGGCCGCTGAAACGCTACCTGCGCAGCAAGTGGATGTGGATCAACCTGGCCGTCACCGCTGCGCTCACCACCGCGATCGCGATGCAACCGCAACCGGTGAAGGCGCTCCTTGGGCTGAGCGGAAATCTGGGACCTGCACTGGACCGATTCGAGCTTCACGACGACGGACTGACCTACCAATACACTCCCGCGCCGCACTACAAGCTGACGCTGTCGGTCCGAATGGGCGACGCGTTTGATCCAGCCGATCCGCCGGAGTTTGCGATCTGGATCGAAAACTCTTCGTTCTACCACATCAGAACGCTCCACCGACCCGAGTCTGCCGACAACGAAGCATCGCTGCCGTACTGGTCCTTCAAAGTGAAGGAGTATGAAAAAGCGAAGCTTGCCGCCGCCGCAGGAGTCGACGTCGACGCGATCTCTGGCGCTACAAAAAACAGTTCCTTTGATCCAGCCGATTACATGTTGCCGGTCGATCCGGAAGAACCGATGCCGTATCGGATCCTTGTCGAGATCAACCAACGGGGCGATGCCAACGAAGCGGTCGACGACCAGCCTTCGCTGATCTACAGCGTCGAAGTCGACAACTCCGATCCGCACGCCTTCCAACTGCTCGACCTGATCGGCTACCCACAGCTTGAAGAGGACGAACAACCGCCGCAGTGGGCGATCTATTATGTCGACCAGCGGTTCGATTCCGCCCTGGAACTGATCGACAGCGCTCTGCTGACGATCGATCGCGACAAGCCCTCGGATTGA